The DNA region CATTGGTGCAGTAGAGGGCGGAATTATGGGCAGCTTGGTCGATATTCTGAACTCGCCGTTTATGATTATTTCGTCGCTGGTAACGCTGTTCATCCTATCACCGAAACTTACACTTTTCTCATTGCTGGTTTTTCCTGTGATGGGTTGGCTGATTTCGTTTGTCGGGAAAAGTTTGAAACGTAAAGCAACCGCAGCACAGGAAGAATTGGGGAATCTGTTTTCTTTAGTTGATGAAACCCTGAAATCGTCGAAAGTCATCAAAATTTTTAATGCCGACAAAATCCTTAAAAACCGTTTCAACCATACCACCTACAACTGGCAGAAGTACGCGATCGGAATGAGCAGAAGGCGCGAACTCGCTTCACCGATGAGCGAATTTTTGGGTTCAGTGACCATCTTGATTATCACTTGGTATGCAGGAACCGAAATCATTAACGGAACCAATAAAGATCCAGTGACTTTCCTTGCGTTCATCGGAGTTTTCTTTCAGATTTTGGATCCGGCGAAAAAACTGTCGAATGCGATTTCTGCAATTCAGGGTGGGATGGCGAGTTTGGACCGCGTCTCCGAAGTTTTAGATTACGATCTGAAAGTGGATGAGGCAGAAAATCCTGTGGAAATCTCTACATTAAAAGATAAAATTGAGTTTAAAAACATTGGTTTCTATTACGATAAGGACAATGTGATTCTTAAGAATTTCAATCTCACGATTCCGAAAGGAAAAACGATTGCGCTGGTTGGACAGTCAGGTTCGGGAAAAACCACGATTGCCAATTTGCTTGCCAGGTTTTACGATGTTTCCGAAGGTGAAATTTTGGTAGATGGAATTAATATCAAAGATTTAAAAGTTCAGGATTACCGAAATCTTTTGGGAATGGTAACGCAAGAATCGGTACTTTTTAATGATTCTGTTTTCAATAATATTTTGATGGGAAAACCCGATGCTACTGAAGCAGAAGTAATTTCCGCGGCAAAAATTGCCAATGCCCATCAGTTCATCGAAAACCTTCCCGAGAAATATTTCACCAATATCGGCGACGATGGCAACAAACTTTCTGGTGGACAAAAACAGCGCGTTTCCATTGCAAGAGCAGTTCTGAAAAATCCTCCAATTATGATTCTGGA from Chryseobacterium suipulveris includes:
- a CDS encoding ABC transporter ATP-binding protein, whose protein sequence is MKPLQRILSFAKPHQNYLFGSIFFNLLYSVLQIFSIVTMLPILRILFKLDKEVDTSKVPVYSGRFADYFGYLKDTAYYKIQMNINEYGAIQVLAVLCGITGTAFLLRNLFRYLGAYFLVNYRVGITKDLRTAMYNKFLKLPVSFFTEQRKGDMMSRISNDIGAVEGGIMGSLVDILNSPFMIISSLVTLFILSPKLTLFSLLVFPVMGWLISFVGKSLKRKATAAQEELGNLFSLVDETLKSSKVIKIFNADKILKNRFNHTTYNWQKYAIGMSRRRELASPMSEFLGSVTILIITWYAGTEIINGTNKDPVTFLAFIGVFFQILDPAKKLSNAISAIQGGMASLDRVSEVLDYDLKVDEAENPVEISTLKDKIEFKNIGFYYDKDNVILKNFNLTIPKGKTIALVGQSGSGKTTIANLLARFYDVSEGEILVDGINIKDLKVQDYRNLLGMVTQESVLFNDSVFNNILMGKPDATEAEVISAAKIANAHQFIENLPEKYFTNIGDDGNKLSGGQKQRVSIARAVLKNPPIMILDEATSALDTESERSVQDALEKMMENRTSLVIAHRLSTIQKADLIVVMERGEIVEQGTHQELFEKNGVYRKLVELQNFG